The following proteins are co-located in the Polymorphospora rubra genome:
- a CDS encoding dipeptide/oligopeptide/nickel ABC transporter permease/ATP-binding protein: MTPLSARRLAGRMRRLAAAPTAGLWRRLPAGARIAAFVVAGLVLLAVVGPAVAPYPATRNLTGPLAAPPDAAHWFGTDVYGRDVLSRIIHGTRVSVVAGLVTPLLALAAGTVVGAAAALAPGPLRRVLEWLLDLLVTFPGIVLAVALAALLSPGLPTTVVVLSVLFAPAVARVVRAAVVAEYGKDYVLVGRFMGAGPAWLLAHHVARNVAGPVLVFTSSLAGTAVLTEASLSFLGLSVQPPTPSWGNVVNDGRDLMASGGWWVTTFAGLATLVAVLALSVLADGLAAALGTTAPGETARAGGAVAAGPGGAPARSRRPSTPESPGPAAPAGPRATVPARRGEPLLAVRDLGIRFPAAHGGAEILSGVSFDVHPGESVGLVGESGSGKSLTTLAVMGLLPAGARVTGSIRFAGRELTTMPARERRKLLGTGLAMVYQDALSALNPGMRVGTQLRQVCRHSGRHRPADLLRRVHLDPGRTLSAYPHQLSGGQRQRVLIAMALAGDPALLLADEPTTALDVTLQAEIAGLLRELTAGRGLSMLLVSHDLAFVAQLTSRINVMYAGEIVEAGPVAPVLAGPRHRYLGALATAITSLERGVRADRPLTGAVPQPGRWPAGCRFSGRCPYATARCRDTAPVWAGDGERGFACHHPAGLPVGPQPVALTGGGEVR, translated from the coding sequence ATGACGCCGCTCTCCGCCCGCCGGCTCGCCGGCCGCATGCGGCGGCTGGCCGCCGCCCCCACCGCCGGCCTCTGGCGGCGCCTGCCGGCCGGCGCCAGGATCGCCGCGTTCGTCGTCGCCGGCCTGGTGCTGCTCGCCGTCGTCGGGCCGGCCGTCGCCCCGTACCCGGCGACCCGGAACCTGACCGGCCCGCTGGCCGCGCCGCCGGACGCCGCGCACTGGTTCGGCACCGACGTGTACGGCCGCGACGTGCTCTCCCGGATCATCCACGGCACCCGCGTCTCGGTCGTCGCCGGCCTGGTCACCCCGCTGCTGGCGCTGGCCGCCGGCACGGTCGTCGGCGCCGCCGCCGCGCTCGCCCCCGGCCCGCTGCGCCGGGTGCTGGAATGGCTGCTCGACCTGCTGGTCACGTTCCCCGGCATCGTGCTCGCCGTGGCGCTGGCCGCCCTGCTCAGTCCGGGCCTGCCCACCACCGTCGTGGTGCTCAGCGTGCTGTTCGCCCCGGCCGTCGCCCGGGTCGTCCGGGCCGCCGTCGTCGCCGAGTACGGCAAGGACTACGTCCTCGTCGGCCGGTTCATGGGCGCCGGCCCCGCCTGGCTGCTGGCCCACCACGTCGCCCGCAACGTCGCCGGCCCGGTGCTGGTCTTCACCAGCTCACTGGCGGGCACCGCCGTACTCACCGAGGCGTCGCTGTCGTTCCTCGGCCTCAGCGTGCAGCCACCGACACCGTCCTGGGGCAACGTCGTCAACGACGGGCGCGACCTGATGGCCTCCGGCGGCTGGTGGGTCACCACCTTCGCCGGCCTGGCCACCCTGGTCGCCGTACTCGCCCTGTCGGTGCTCGCCGACGGCCTGGCCGCCGCACTCGGCACGACCGCGCCGGGGGAGACGGCCCGCGCCGGCGGCGCGGTCGCCGCCGGACCGGGCGGCGCACCGGCCCGGTCCCGGCGTCCGTCCACACCGGAGAGTCCCGGGCCGGCGGCCCCGGCCGGGCCGCGCGCCACCGTGCCGGCCCGCCGCGGCGAACCGCTGCTGGCAGTACGCGACCTCGGCATCCGCTTCCCGGCCGCGCACGGCGGCGCCGAGATCCTCTCCGGCGTCTCCTTCGACGTCCACCCGGGCGAGAGCGTCGGCCTGGTCGGCGAATCCGGCTCCGGCAAGTCCCTGACCACGCTGGCCGTCATGGGACTCCTCCCAGCCGGCGCGCGGGTCACCGGCTCGATCCGCTTCGCCGGCCGGGAACTGACCACCATGCCGGCCCGCGAGCGCCGCAAGCTGCTCGGCACCGGCCTCGCGATGGTCTACCAGGACGCGCTGTCGGCGCTCAACCCCGGCATGCGGGTCGGCACCCAGCTGCGCCAGGTGTGCCGGCACAGCGGCCGGCACCGCCCCGCCGACCTGCTGCGGCGGGTGCATCTCGATCCCGGCCGGACGCTGTCGGCCTATCCGCACCAGCTCTCCGGCGGCCAGCGGCAACGGGTGCTGATCGCCATGGCGCTCGCCGGCGACCCGGCCCTGCTGCTCGCCGACGAACCGACCACCGCCCTCGACGTCACCCTCCAGGCCGAGATCGCCGGCCTGCTGCGCGAACTGACCGCCGGCCGCGGCCTGTCGATGCTGCTGGTCTCGCACGACCTGGCGTTCGTCGCCCAGCTCACCAGCCGGATCAACGTCATGTACGCCGGCGAGATCGTCGAGGCCGGCCCGGTCGCCCCGGTGCTGGCCGGCCCCCGGCACCGCTACCTGGGCGCGCTCGCCACCGCGATCACCAGCCTGGAACGCGGGGTCCGCGCCGACCGGCCGCTCACCGGCGCCGTACCGCAGCCCGGGCGGTGGCCGGCCGGCTGCCGGTTCAGCGGCCGGTGCCCGTACGCGACCGCGCGCTGCCGGGACACCGCCCCGGTCTGGGCCGGTGACGGGGAACGGGGCTTCGCCTGCCACCACCCCGCCGGGCTGCCGGTCGGCCCGCAACCGGTCGCCCTGACCGGCGGGGGTGAGGTCCGGTGA
- a CDS encoding ABC transporter ATP-binding protein → MNPTPVAAPTQDAPLGVDAVGVEFRGRGGRRVAALRDVCLRVRPGEVLGVVGESGSGKTTLTRVLAGLHRPTTGEVTLAGRRLWTMPAGQRRALIARTVGLVLQDPASSMNPRLTVGAIVEDPLRIQRRGDHAGRLRRVRELLDTVQLARTVVDRRPAEISGGQRQRVAIARALALEPRFLLADEPTSALDVSLRAQLLDLLADLRHSHRLGILLVSHDIQAVRYLSDRVAVMYRGEVVESGPAAAVIDRPTHPYAGRLFAAVPTLTGRRPDPADGIPLDKPSTGRSERP, encoded by the coding sequence GTGAACCCCACCCCGGTCGCCGCGCCGACGCAGGACGCCCCGCTCGGCGTCGACGCGGTCGGCGTCGAGTTCCGCGGCCGCGGCGGCCGCCGGGTCGCCGCCCTGCGCGACGTCTGCCTGCGGGTCCGGCCCGGCGAGGTGCTCGGCGTCGTCGGCGAGTCCGGCTCCGGCAAGACCACCCTGACCAGGGTGCTCGCCGGCCTGCACCGGCCCACCACCGGGGAGGTGACCCTCGCCGGCCGGCGCCTGTGGACCATGCCGGCCGGGCAGCGCCGCGCGCTGATCGCCCGCACCGTCGGGCTGGTCCTCCAGGACCCGGCCTCCTCGATGAACCCGCGGCTGACCGTCGGCGCGATCGTCGAGGACCCGCTGCGGATCCAGCGCCGCGGCGACCACGCCGGCCGGCTGCGGCGGGTCCGGGAACTGCTCGACACCGTCCAACTGGCCCGTACCGTCGTCGACCGGCGGCCCGCCGAGATCTCCGGCGGGCAGCGGCAGCGGGTCGCGATCGCCCGCGCGCTCGCCCTCGAACCGAGGTTCCTGCTCGCCGACGAACCCACCTCCGCGCTCGACGTCTCGCTGCGCGCCCAACTGCTCGACCTGCTCGCCGACCTGCGGCACAGCCACCGGCTCGGCATCCTGCTCGTCTCGCACGACATCCAGGCGGTCCGCTACCTGTCCGACCGGGTCGCCGTGATGTACCGCGGCGAGGTCGTCGAGTCCGGACCGGCCGCCGCCGTCATCGACCGGCCCACCCACCCGTACGCCGGGCGGCTGTTCGCCGCCGTACCGACCCTCACCGGCCGGCGACCCGACCCGGCGGACGGCATCCCCCTCGACAAGCCGAGCACCGGACGGAGCGAACGACCATGA
- a CDS encoding CocE/NonD family hydrolase — protein MTDSDREPPARHGVRVVRDVRIPTDDPAVTLAGDLFLPEGAGPVPALVSVLPYRKDGLGGIGGWASYHWFAQRGYASLLVDFRGTGSSDGEPRPPFDPAEADDGVRAVGWAAAQPWCDGAVGMWGVSYGAVMSLRTAARRPPALRAIIPVLGMIDPEYDFVHPHGARGCLGSLGMWGLSTLLSQLLPPLHGHDTVAEQRRWRRRLEHAEPYLLDLHRHGPGDPVWRERAVDPAPVEVPAFCVAGWRDLFCDGSVRAFEQLSGPKKLLAGPWMHTPPHESPFEPVDFHTLALRWWDRWLRGVDTATGDEPAATVFVQGPPGRAGNGTTGDGATGPAGPGWRAYESWPPPAKELALAGTADGGLCPAADDGPDADAGQVVGTVRADPTVGALSGLWGIPTTGFGLPLDQHDDDMRALAFTGDPLAAPVLVAGRPVVTVEVAGTPGDLVVKLTDVDPDGRSTLITAGRVSNPPPGPVRVVLVPTAYRLPAGHRLRVVVAGTDFPRHWPGAPTETRLTRLSLALPVVSETEGTPATPPVPGPPPAGAASLHLRGTPRWDVTRDLIRDGVTITLGEDVAAYAPQREHVLEVDTTVAATAQRHHPAAAHLRATSTATARMSTGETVVVEVGVHVTADSAAATGRVTVDGVESFARRWTA, from the coding sequence ATGACCGACAGCGACCGCGAACCGCCCGCCCGACACGGCGTACGGGTCGTGCGCGACGTGCGCATCCCGACCGACGACCCGGCGGTGACGCTGGCCGGCGACCTGTTCCTGCCCGAGGGCGCCGGCCCGGTCCCCGCCCTGGTCTCGGTGCTGCCGTACCGCAAGGACGGGCTCGGCGGCATCGGCGGCTGGGCCTCCTACCACTGGTTCGCGCAGCGGGGCTACGCCAGCCTGCTCGTCGACTTCCGCGGCACCGGCTCGTCCGACGGCGAACCCCGCCCACCCTTCGACCCGGCCGAGGCCGACGACGGCGTCCGCGCCGTCGGGTGGGCCGCCGCCCAGCCCTGGTGCGACGGCGCGGTCGGCATGTGGGGCGTCTCGTACGGCGCCGTCATGTCCCTGCGTACGGCCGCCCGCCGGCCGCCCGCCCTCAGGGCGATCATCCCGGTGCTCGGCATGATCGACCCCGAGTACGACTTCGTGCACCCGCACGGCGCCCGCGGCTGCCTCGGCTCGCTCGGCATGTGGGGCCTGAGCACCCTGCTCAGCCAGCTGCTGCCCCCGCTGCACGGCCACGACACCGTCGCCGAGCAGCGGCGCTGGCGGCGCCGGCTGGAGCACGCCGAGCCGTACCTGCTGGACCTGCACCGGCACGGACCCGGCGACCCGGTGTGGCGGGAACGGGCCGTCGACCCGGCACCGGTCGAGGTGCCGGCGTTCTGCGTCGCCGGCTGGCGCGACCTGTTCTGCGACGGCTCGGTGCGCGCCTTCGAACAGCTGTCGGGGCCGAAGAAGCTGCTGGCCGGCCCATGGATGCACACCCCGCCGCACGAGTCGCCGTTCGAACCGGTCGACTTCCACACCCTGGCGCTGCGCTGGTGGGACCGGTGGCTGCGCGGCGTCGACACCGCCACCGGCGACGAACCGGCGGCGACCGTCTTCGTGCAGGGCCCACCCGGCCGGGCCGGGAACGGTACGACCGGGGACGGTGCCACCGGCCCGGCCGGGCCGGGGTGGCGGGCGTACGAGTCGTGGCCGCCGCCGGCGAAGGAACTCGCCCTGGCCGGCACGGCCGACGGCGGGCTCTGCCCGGCCGCCGACGACGGACCCGACGCCGACGCCGGGCAGGTCGTCGGCACGGTCCGGGCCGACCCGACCGTCGGGGCGCTCAGCGGGCTGTGGGGGATCCCGACGACCGGCTTCGGCCTGCCGCTCGACCAGCACGACGACGACATGCGCGCGCTCGCCTTCACCGGCGACCCGCTGGCCGCCCCGGTGCTGGTCGCCGGCCGGCCGGTGGTCACCGTCGAGGTCGCCGGCACCCCCGGCGACCTGGTGGTCAAGCTGACCGACGTCGACCCCGACGGCCGCTCCACGCTGATCACCGCCGGCCGGGTGTCCAACCCGCCCCCGGGCCCGGTCCGGGTCGTCCTCGTGCCGACCGCGTACCGGCTGCCGGCCGGCCACCGGCTGCGGGTCGTCGTCGCCGGGACCGACTTCCCCCGGCACTGGCCCGGTGCCCCCACCGAGACCCGGCTCACCCGGCTCTCGCTGGCCCTGCCGGTGGTGTCGGAGACCGAGGGCACGCCGGCGACCCCGCCGGTACCCGGACCGCCGCCGGCCGGCGCCGCGTCACTGCACCTGCGCGGCACCCCGCGCTGGGACGTCACCCGCGACCTCATCCGCGACGGCGTCACCATCACCCTCGGCGAGGACGTCGCCGCGTACGCCCCGCAGCGCGAGCACGTCCTGGAGGTGGACACCACGGTCGCCGCCACCGCCCAGCGGCACCACCCGGCGGCGGCGCACCTGCGCGCCACCTCGACCGCGACCGCCCGGATGAGCACCGGCGAGACGGTCGTCGTCGAGGTGGGCGTACACGTCACCGCCGACTCGGCCGCCGCGACCGGCCGGGTCACCGTCGACGGCGTCGAGTCCTTCGCCCGCCGCTGGACCGCCTGA
- a CDS encoding AMP-binding protein, producing MVVPTVALAGFRAYAEFGLDVRPDDVYWCAADPGWAYGLYFGILGSFTLGVPSVLLRGGFSPASTWQVLDRFGVTNLTAAPTVYRALRAADLPVPAGLRLRCASSAGEPLTPDVNAWARDALGLLVYDHYGQTEAGMLINNHHHPLLRRPPRPGSMGQPMPGWSAAVLWPDRDDVAPPGVLGRIAIDRAASPLAWFTGYGVPADGATGAAGTDPRFAAATGEKFTADGRWYLTGDTGTVDDDGYFHFSARDDDVIIMAGYRIGPFDVESVLCTHPAVVECAVVAVPDQVRGEVLESYVVLRDPARASADLAGELQRWVKTRFAAHAYPRTVHFVDALPKTPSGKIQRFVLRARRRAELDAAGPGSAGDGVVPRPAAPAVPTPAPAGGGA from the coding sequence GTGGTCGTGCCGACCGTGGCGCTGGCCGGCTTCCGGGCGTACGCGGAGTTCGGGCTCGACGTCCGCCCCGACGACGTCTACTGGTGCGCGGCCGACCCCGGGTGGGCGTACGGCCTGTACTTCGGCATCCTCGGCTCGTTCACCCTCGGTGTGCCCAGCGTGCTGCTGCGCGGCGGGTTCTCGCCGGCGTCGACCTGGCAGGTGCTGGACCGGTTCGGAGTCACGAACCTGACCGCCGCGCCGACGGTCTACCGGGCGCTGCGGGCGGCCGACCTGCCGGTCCCGGCCGGACTGCGGCTGCGCTGCGCGTCCAGCGCCGGCGAGCCGCTGACCCCGGACGTCAACGCCTGGGCGCGCGACGCCCTCGGGCTGCTCGTCTACGACCACTACGGCCAGACCGAGGCCGGGATGCTGATCAACAACCACCACCATCCGCTGCTGCGCCGGCCGCCCCGGCCCGGCTCGATGGGGCAGCCGATGCCGGGCTGGTCGGCGGCGGTGCTGTGGCCGGACCGCGACGACGTGGCCCCACCGGGCGTCCTCGGCCGGATCGCCATCGACCGGGCCGCGAGCCCGCTGGCCTGGTTCACCGGGTACGGCGTACCGGCCGACGGCGCCACCGGGGCGGCCGGGACCGACCCGCGGTTCGCCGCGGCGACGGGGGAGAAGTTCACCGCCGACGGCCGCTGGTATCTGACCGGCGACACCGGCACCGTCGACGACGACGGCTACTTCCACTTCTCGGCCCGCGACGACGACGTCATCATCATGGCCGGCTACCGGATCGGCCCGTTCGACGTCGAGTCGGTGCTGTGCACCCACCCGGCGGTGGTCGAGTGCGCCGTCGTCGCCGTACCCGACCAGGTCCGCGGCGAGGTGCTGGAGTCGTACGTCGTGCTGCGCGACCCGGCGCGGGCATCGGCCGACCTGGCCGGGGAACTCCAGCGGTGGGTCAAGACCCGGTTCGCCGCGCACGCCTATCCGCGCACCGTCCACTTCGTCGACGCGCTGCCGAAGACCCCGAGCGGCAAGATCCAGCGGTTCGTCCTGCGGGCCCGCCGCCGCGCCGAACTCGACGCCGCCGGTCCGGGGTCGGCCGGCGACGGTGTGGTGCCCCGGCCCGCCGCGCCCGCCGTGCCCACCCCCGCGCCGGCCGGTGGCGGCGCCTGA
- a CDS encoding enoyl-CoA hydratase/isomerase family protein, which produces MGGAAVPVLVEQRGQVRWLRLNRPQRRNAIDPALLSALDSAVADAADSPDTAVVVLAGTGPSFCAGADLRHLRSVAVTGGDPLDFLGRVSACFDRIERLGKPVVAAVHGHVVAGGLELALVCDVVVARAGTLIGDGHVRNGLLPAAGSSVRLPRRVGEPLARWLALTGELLPAEAFTASGFVSAVAAADRFDDLVAATVERLRAAAGPAQTRFKNLLYDVRDLPAGPALTAELAAFGAHWAATDMGAALDGFLGKSSGEGHG; this is translated from the coding sequence GTGGGCGGCGCCGCCGTGCCGGTGCTCGTCGAGCAGCGGGGGCAGGTCCGTTGGCTGCGGCTCAACCGGCCGCAGCGGCGCAACGCCATCGACCCCGCCCTGCTGTCCGCGCTGGACTCGGCGGTCGCCGACGCGGCCGACAGCCCGGACACCGCCGTCGTCGTGCTGGCCGGAACCGGGCCGAGCTTCTGTGCCGGCGCCGACCTGCGCCACCTGCGGTCCGTCGCGGTCACCGGCGGCGACCCGCTCGACTTCCTCGGGCGGGTGTCCGCCTGCTTCGACCGGATCGAGCGGCTCGGCAAACCGGTCGTCGCCGCCGTACACGGGCACGTGGTCGCCGGCGGCCTGGAACTCGCCCTGGTCTGCGATGTCGTGGTCGCCCGCGCCGGCACGCTGATCGGCGACGGCCACGTCCGCAACGGGCTGCTGCCGGCCGCCGGATCGAGCGTCCGGCTGCCGCGCCGGGTCGGCGAACCCCTGGCCCGGTGGCTGGCGCTCACCGGCGAGCTGCTGCCGGCCGAGGCGTTCACCGCATCCGGGTTCGTCTCCGCGGTGGCGGCCGCCGACCGCTTCGACGACCTGGTCGCGGCCACCGTCGAACGGCTGCGGGCCGCCGCCGGCCCGGCCCAGACCAGGTTCAAGAACCTGCTGTACGACGTACGCGACCTGCCGGCCGGTCCGGCCCTGACCGCCGAACTGGCCGCGTTCGGTGCCCACTGGGCGGCCACCGACATGGGGGCCGCCCTGGACGGGTTCCTGGGAAAGTCATCGGGAGAGGGGCACGGATGA
- a CDS encoding SDR family oxidoreductase — MNRYTGRVAMITGAGQGLGRAIAERLAAEGASLALGDRNAVAVKEVAAAIADSTGAAVVPSTVDVADAAAVRTWFESTLDTFGQVDVLVNNAGVFRDSRLEFMTDDDWTAVVDVNLRGAFHCGRAVFGHMKQRGYGRILSLSSMSWRGNFGQVNYAAAKAGVVGLARTIALEGAGHGVTSNVIAPGLIDTPMLASMDARARDKLTGRVPARRIGRPAEIAAAAAYLCAEEAAFVTGVVLDVDGGIGIGSSLR, encoded by the coding sequence ATGAACCGCTACACCGGCCGGGTGGCCATGATCACCGGCGCGGGGCAGGGGCTGGGCCGGGCGATCGCCGAGCGGCTGGCCGCCGAGGGCGCGAGCCTCGCCCTGGGCGACCGCAACGCCGTCGCGGTCAAGGAGGTCGCCGCCGCCATCGCCGACAGCACCGGCGCCGCCGTCGTGCCGTCGACGGTCGACGTCGCCGACGCCGCCGCGGTGCGGACCTGGTTCGAGTCCACGCTGGACACCTTCGGGCAGGTGGACGTGCTGGTCAACAACGCCGGGGTGTTCCGCGACAGCCGGCTGGAGTTCATGACCGACGACGACTGGACGGCCGTCGTCGACGTCAACCTGCGCGGCGCCTTCCACTGCGGCCGCGCCGTCTTCGGCCACATGAAGCAGCGCGGGTACGGCCGCATCCTGTCCCTGTCCTCGATGTCCTGGCGGGGCAACTTCGGTCAGGTGAACTACGCCGCCGCGAAGGCCGGCGTCGTCGGCCTGGCCCGGACCATCGCGCTCGAGGGCGCCGGCCACGGCGTCACCTCCAACGTCATCGCCCCCGGACTGATCGACACCCCGATGCTCGCCTCGATGGACGCCCGCGCCCGCGACAAGCTCACCGGTCGGGTGCCGGCCCGGCGGATCGGCCGCCCGGCGGAGATCGCGGCGGCGGCCGCGTACCTGTGCGCGGAGGAGGCGGCCTTCGTCACCGGTGTGGTCCTCGACGTCGACGGCGGCATCGGTATCGGCTCCAGCCTGCGCTAG
- a CDS encoding sulfite exporter TauE/SafE family protein, translating into MSLYELAAAVGLGALAAAVGTPTGVSGGLLLLPVLLTVFGLGGTVASATNLLFNVVSTPVGILRQPRIDRTLTKLLVGAATPAAVGGALVNVFLLGDSPAFRMLVAVLLVAVGASLLVPRRRSPGTDDRLSPATRRTLLLTGVASGLLGGFYGLGGAVLAAPAALLLTGWPVARVAGAALVTTLTVSVTGLATYATLDVAGQTTVDTPHWPLGLALGAGGLVGGWFAARYGGRLPDRLLRRTLAVLVTLGALRLVFG; encoded by the coding sequence GTGAGCCTGTACGAACTGGCCGCGGCGGTGGGGCTGGGGGCCCTCGCCGCCGCGGTCGGCACCCCGACCGGGGTGTCCGGCGGACTACTCCTGCTGCCGGTGCTGCTGACCGTCTTCGGGCTGGGCGGCACCGTCGCCAGCGCCACCAACCTGCTGTTCAACGTCGTCTCGACCCCCGTCGGCATCCTCCGCCAGCCACGGATCGACCGTACGCTGACGAAGCTACTCGTCGGCGCGGCGACGCCGGCTGCGGTCGGCGGGGCACTGGTCAACGTCTTCCTGCTCGGCGACTCCCCCGCCTTCCGGATGCTGGTGGCCGTGCTGCTGGTCGCCGTCGGCGCCAGCCTGCTGGTGCCGCGCCGCCGCTCCCCCGGCACCGACGACAGGTTGTCGCCGGCGACCCGGCGGACACTGCTGCTGACCGGCGTCGCCAGCGGCCTGCTCGGCGGCTTCTACGGGCTCGGCGGCGCGGTGCTGGCCGCCCCCGCCGCGCTGCTGCTCACCGGCTGGCCGGTGGCCCGCGTCGCCGGCGCCGCCCTGGTCACCACCCTGACCGTGTCGGTGACCGGCCTGGCCACGTACGCCACCCTCGACGTCGCCGGGCAGACCACCGTCGACACTCCACACTGGCCGCTCGGCCTGGCGCTCGGCGCCGGCGGCCTGGTCGGTGGCTGGTTCGCCGCCCGGTACGGCGGACGCCTGCCGGACCGGCTGCTACGCCGTACGCTCGCCGTCCTGGTCACACTCGGCGCCCTACGCCTGGTCTTCGGCTGA
- a CDS encoding ABC transporter permease: MPTESPELEKAPAAGRTATTDQVAGLDALELGPASKEGRAARLGRKAWQSLWPKLLAIALVVAGWQIVYLTEWKPPFALPDPLTVFEDMRELIPTAEFARAIGITMQRAVIGFLIAVVIGTLIGAAVARFRPLRAAIGSLITGLQTMPSIIWFPFAILLFQISETTIMFVVIIGATPSIANGLISGIDYVPRTWLRVGKVLGMRGLNLYRFLILPASLPSFVSGLKQGWAFAWRSLMAGELLVIVAGQGSIGVLMQGAREFNNAPRLLSWIIVVLVIGILVDILFNAFDNALRKRWGLTQS; the protein is encoded by the coding sequence ATGCCCACTGAATCCCCGGAACTGGAGAAGGCGCCGGCCGCCGGCCGGACCGCCACCACCGACCAGGTCGCCGGCCTCGACGCCCTCGAACTCGGGCCGGCCAGCAAGGAGGGTCGGGCGGCCCGGCTCGGCCGGAAGGCGTGGCAGTCGCTGTGGCCCAAGCTCCTGGCCATCGCGCTGGTCGTCGCCGGCTGGCAGATCGTCTACCTCACCGAGTGGAAGCCGCCGTTCGCGCTGCCGGACCCGCTGACCGTCTTCGAGGACATGCGGGAACTGATCCCGACCGCCGAGTTCGCCCGGGCGATCGGCATCACCATGCAGCGGGCCGTGATCGGCTTCCTGATCGCGGTCGTCATCGGCACCCTGATCGGGGCGGCGGTGGCCCGGTTCCGGCCGCTGCGGGCGGCGATCGGCTCGCTGATCACCGGGCTGCAGACGATGCCGTCGATCATCTGGTTCCCGTTCGCGATCCTGCTCTTCCAGATCAGCGAGACGACCATCATGTTCGTCGTCATCATCGGTGCCACGCCGTCGATCGCCAACGGCCTGATCAGCGGCATCGACTACGTGCCACGGACCTGGCTGCGGGTCGGCAAGGTGCTCGGCATGCGCGGGCTCAACCTCTACCGGTTCCTGATCCTGCCGGCGTCGCTGCCGTCGTTCGTCAGCGGGCTCAAGCAGGGCTGGGCGTTCGCCTGGCGCAGCCTGATGGCCGGTGAACTGCTCGTCATCGTCGCCGGGCAGGGCTCGATCGGTGTGCTCATGCAGGGTGCCCGGGAGTTCAACAACGCGCCCCGGCTGCTGTCCTGGATCATCGTCGTACTGGTCATCGGCATCCTGGTCGACATCCTGTTCAACGCGTTCGACAACGCGCTGCGCAAGCGCTGGGGCCTGACCCAGAGTTGA
- a CDS encoding ABC transporter ATP-binding protein, which translates to MSLVDQTAVGTAGRTDVAVRLDGVSKAYGRGKSALLALDKVSLDARRGEFVCLLGASGCGKSTLLSLVAGLDAASGGTIDTGGHRVSLMFQEPALFPWLTVAKNVEIAMRLRGVGRDERRRRAEELLETVRLTGFARKRPHELSGGMRQRVALARALAQDADVLLMDEPFGALDAMTRDILHDELERIWRERSLTVLFVTHNVREAVRLGDRVILLSSRPGRIIEDFPVDQPRPRRIDSPEVAELAATITDRLRTEVSRHAH; encoded by the coding sequence GTGAGTCTGGTCGACCAGACCGCCGTGGGGACGGCCGGCCGCACCGACGTGGCCGTCCGTCTCGACGGCGTGTCCAAAGCATACGGTCGGGGCAAGTCCGCGCTGCTCGCGCTGGACAAGGTCTCCCTCGACGCCCGGCGCGGCGAGTTCGTCTGTCTGCTCGGCGCCTCCGGCTGCGGCAAGAGCACCCTGCTGTCGCTGGTCGCCGGGCTCGACGCGGCCTCCGGCGGCACCATCGACACCGGCGGCCACCGGGTGTCGCTGATGTTCCAGGAACCGGCCCTGTTCCCCTGGCTGACCGTGGCGAAGAACGTCGAGATCGCCATGCGGCTACGCGGCGTCGGCCGCGACGAGCGGCGCCGGCGGGCCGAGGAACTGCTGGAGACGGTGCGGCTGACCGGGTTCGCCCGCAAGCGGCCGCACGAACTCTCCGGCGGCATGCGGCAGCGGGTCGCGCTCGCCCGGGCCCTGGCGCAGGACGCCGACGTCCTGCTGATGGACGAGCCGTTCGGCGCGCTGGACGCGATGACCCGCGACATCCTGCACGACGAACTGGAACGGATCTGGCGGGAGCGGTCGCTGACCGTCCTGTTCGTCACCCACAACGTCCGCGAGGCGGTCCGGCTCGGCGACCGGGTCATCCTGCTCAGCAGCCGGCCCGGCCGGATCATCGAGGACTTCCCGGTCGACCAGCCCCGACCGCGCCGGATCGACTCGCCCGAGGTGGCCGAACTCGCGGCGACGATCACCGACCGGCTGCGTACGGAGGTGTCCCGCCATGCCCACTGA